The sequence GAACTACAGGTCTTCGGAGATAGAGAAGATAAAAGGGTGTCATACGGCTGAAATAGAGAGTATTCTTGGTTATAAACATTCCGATGAGGTAATTCATCGGAATAATCTTGCTCTTGTTTTCGAAGAAGATATGCTCGAACCGGAGGAGAGAGATGAGTTGGCAGGACACGCTTAAAAACATTGGGAAAATGGCTAAGTTGGCGTCTTATAAAATGGCTAAAGCCACAACTGCTCAGAAAAACGAAGCTCTTAGCTTGATGGCTCAGGCTATTAGAGAAAAACGGGACGTCATTGTTGAAGCTAACCGTATGGACATTGAAAATGCTAAAAATATGGGTCTTTCAGGTGCCAAGCTGGACAGGCTTACTCTCTCCGATAAGGTTATAAACGAAATGATAGCCGGGATCGAAGAAGTGATCAAGCTCCCTGATCCTGTTGGAGAAATTACCAAAATGTGGATTCGCCCTAATGGGCTTAAGGTCGGTAGAATGAGGATTCCACTTGGGGTTATAGCTATTATCTACGAATCTCGCCCAAACGTTACCATAGATGCTTCTATTTTGTGTATCAAAGCTGGTAATGCGGTGATACTAAGAGGTGGTTCGGAAGCTTTCAATTCTAATAAAGCTCTTTGCGACATTATTCGTGAAAGCCTTGAAAAGGCTAATATTCCTGCAGATGCCGTCCAGGTTGTTCCCACCACAGACCGTGCGGCAGTTTTAGATCTTCTAAAGATGGAAGATGAAGTTGATGTAGTTATTCCAAGAGGTGGAGAAGAATTAATTCGCTTTGTAGCGGAACATGCTCGAATGCCGGTTTTGAAACATTACAAAGGAGTTTGCCACGTTTATGTAGATAATGAAGCGGATTTCGAAAAAGCCGAAAAGATTTGTTTCAACGCAAAGGTTCAACGTCCGGGCGTGTGTAACGCTATGGAAACCTTGCTGGTTCACAAGGACATAGCGGATAAGTTTCTTCCTAAAATGGCTGATGTTTTCAGGAAAGCTGGAGTTGAATTGAGAGGGTGTGAGCGGACTAGAAAGATCATAGACTGCATTCCAGCAACAGAAGAAGACTGGTATGCTGAATATCTTGATTTGATTCTTGCCGTAAAGATTGTGGATTCAATGGATGAAGCGATTGATCATATTCATCACTATGGATCCAGCCACACTGAAGCAATTGTCACGGAAAATTATACCAAGAGCTGGCGTTTCCTCGAGGAAGTTCAGTCGTCTCTTGTGCTGGTTAACGCTTCCACTCGGCTAAATGATGGTTATCAGCTTGGTCTCGGGGCAGAAATCGGAATCTCTACTTCTAAAATTCATGCTTTCGGTCCTATGGGCCTTGAGGAGCTAACCACTACAAAATTCATAGCCATAGGAAACGGGCAACTAAGGAGTTAATGAAGGAACTTAAACGTATCGGTATCTTTGGCGGAAGTTTCAATCCGGTCCATTTTGGTCATCTTAGGGCTGCGGAAGAAGTTTGTGAAAAGCTTGAACTGGATAAGGTCTTGTTTTTGCCCACCTTTATACCCCCGCATAAAGATGCTTCCCTCTTAGTAGATTTTGAACACCGCTATCGGATGTTGAAACTTACACTGGAAGGTCATCCGAAATTTACTGTTTCTGATTTTGAGTTCAGGCTTGGAGGCATATCATACACTGTTAGGACCCTTGCTGGATTGAAAAAAGAACATAATTCGCCGGAGTTTTTCTTGCTTGTAGGAAGCGATGCTTTTTTGGAAATAGATTCCTGGTG is a genomic window of Thermodesulforhabdaceae bacterium containing:
- a CDS encoding glutamate-5-semialdehyde dehydrogenase produces the protein MSWQDTLKNIGKMAKLASYKMAKATTAQKNEALSLMAQAIREKRDVIVEANRMDIENAKNMGLSGAKLDRLTLSDKVINEMIAGIEEVIKLPDPVGEITKMWIRPNGLKVGRMRIPLGVIAIIYESRPNVTIDASILCIKAGNAVILRGGSEAFNSNKALCDIIRESLEKANIPADAVQVVPTTDRAAVLDLLKMEDEVDVVIPRGGEELIRFVAEHARMPVLKHYKGVCHVYVDNEADFEKAEKICFNAKVQRPGVCNAMETLLVHKDIADKFLPKMADVFRKAGVELRGCERTRKIIDCIPATEEDWYAEYLDLILAVKIVDSMDEAIDHIHHYGSSHTEAIVTENYTKSWRFLEEVQSSLVLVNASTRLNDGYQLGLGAEIGISTSKIHAFGPMGLEELTTTKFIAIGNGQLRS
- the nadD gene encoding nicotinate-nucleotide adenylyltransferase; protein product: MKELKRIGIFGGSFNPVHFGHLRAAEEVCEKLELDKVLFLPTFIPPHKDASLLVDFEHRYRMLKLTLEGHPKFTVSDFEFRLGGISYTVRTLAGLKKEHNSPEFFLLVGSDAFLEIDSWWHYRELFQLASVVIMTRPGTSHGDFGRFIFERVDQGYEWVDQRRQFEHPLWYPIIPVAITLLDISASKIRKLVALNRSIRFLVPEIVREYIIYYRLYGATIES